In a single window of the Pseudochaenichthys georgianus chromosome 16, fPseGeo1.2, whole genome shotgun sequence genome:
- the rab11al gene encoding RAB11a, member RAS oncogene family, like yields MTNREDEYDYLFKVVLIGDSGVGKSNLLSRFTRNEFSLESKSTIGVEFATRSIQVEGKTIKAQIWDTAGQERYRAITSAYYRGAVGALLVYDIAKHLTYENAERWLKELQDHADSNIVIMLVGNKSDLRHLRAVPTEEAKALAEKHGLSFLETSALDSSNVELAFQTILTAIYNIVSQRQMSGRTDSDFSPASNVVPITVEPTQNSSSKGVCCQSN; encoded by the exons TGGTGCTGATTGGAGATTCAGGTGTCGGGAAGAGTAACCTGCTGTCCCGATTCACCCGCAATGAGTTCAGCCTTGAGAGCAAGAGCACCATCGGGGTGGAGTTTGCCACGCGCAGCATCCAGGTAGAAGGCAAGACCATCAAGGCTCAGATCTGGGACACGGCTGGACAGGAGCGGTACCGAGCGATCACTTCTGC GTACTACCGTGGAGCAGTTGGAGCTCTCTTGGTTTATGACATTGCCAAGCACCTGACGTATGAAAATGCTGAGCGTTGGCTGAAGGAGCTGCAGGACCATGCAGACAGCAACATAGTCATCATGCTGGTGGGCAACAAAAGTGATCTCCGCCACCTCAGGGCGGTGCCAACCGAGGAGGCCAAGGCCCTGGCAG AGAAGCACGGCTTGTCCTTCCTGGAGACGTCAGCGTTAGACTCGTCTAATGTGGAGCTGGCTTTCCAGACAATTCTCACAG CCATCTACAACATCGTGTCACAAAGGCAGATGTCAGGGCGAACCGACTCAGACTTCTCACCGGCCTCCAACGTAGTGCCCATCACGGTCGAACCCACCCAAAACTCTTCCAGTAAGGGCGTCTGCTGCCAGAGCAACTGA